From the Candidatus Palauibacter australiensis genome, the window CGCCCGAGGGGATCCAGGCCGCGGCGGACGCGCACCCGGAGGAGCTCGTGGCTGTGGCGGCTGAGCGCTTCATGGGCCCGGCCGGGTACTGGCTCGTGATCGGGGCCGGACTCATGGGGATGCTGTCGGCGTTGCACGCGAACCTGTTCGGGGCCTCGCGCGTCGCGTTCTCGATGGCGCGGGACCGGACGCTGCCACATCACGTGGGCGAGATGCGGGCACGCACGGGGACGCCCGCCATCGCTGTGGCCGCGACGGGCGCGATGATGATGCTCATCGCCGTCGCAGTGGGGAACGTCGCCGCAGCCGGCGCCGCGGCGAGCCTGATCTTCCTGGTCTCGTTCGCCATGGTGCACTGGGCCGCGATGCTGGCCCGCCTGCGCTCGGGCCACCCGCGGCCGGCCGCGCTCCCGGTGGCCGGCGCCGCCCTCTGCCTGGGGCTGGCCATCTTCCAGGCCATCGCCGTGCCGGAGGCGGGGCGCGTCGTCGCGGTGTGGCTCGGACTCGGGGCGGTGCTCTACCTCACGTTCCTTGCGCCCGGCGCCCGCGTCGCCGACGCAAGCGCCCAGGCCCGGGATCCCGACCTGGCGCGGCTGCGCGGCCGCAGCCCCCTGGTCCTCGTTCCGATCGGGAATCCCGCCAGCGCGGCGAGCCTCGTCGACGTGGCCACGACCGTGCGCGCCCCGAACGTCGGGCGGCTCCTGCTGCTGTCGGTGATCCCGCGCGAGGGGCGTCCCGCCGTCTCCCTCGATGCGGTCGTGCGGGATGCCAAGGACATCCTGGGCGAGTCCGTGGGGCGCGGTCTCGAAGGCTCGGTCCCGCCGGAGACGCTGTTCACGATCGCGTCGGACGTGTGGAGCGAGATCGCCCGCGTGGCCAACAACCGCACGTGCGAAACGGTGCTTGTGGGCCTGCCGCGACTCTCGGAGCCCGGGGTGGAGTCACGGCTTGAAGGTCTCATCTCCAGAATCGCCGCGGACGTGGTCATCGTGCGGGCGCCGCCCCGCTGGCGGATCGCGGAGACGAGGCGCGTACTCGTCCCCGTGAGCGGGCGGCGCGACCACAGCGAACTGCGCGCCCGCCTGCTCGGCAGTCTGTCGCGTTCCTCCGAGCCGTGGGTCACGTTCCTGCGCACGCTCCAAGCCGGCACGCCCGTCGACCAGCGCCAGAGGCTCGAGCGCGGCATCCGCCGACTCGCCAGAGACGAGGCCGCGGGGCCGCATGAGGTGGCCTTCGAATACACCGACGAACCCGTCGAACCGTTGGCGAGACTGGGACAGAAAAGCGATCTCGTGGTGATGGGGATGGAACGGCGGGGCCGCGGCGAACCGGCGATCGGCGACTTCGCCCTGGAGGTGGCCCGGAGGACGGACGTGCCGCTCATCCTCCTCGGCCGGCGGCGCCACGCCGGAACGCTCGCCGCGCGAGGCCTCGCGCAGGCGGTGTCGACGATGCAGAGGCCGGGGCTGGGGCCGGGGCAGGGGTCGGGACCGTGACGGCCGACGTCATCGTCGTCCTCGCCATCGTCGCGGTGGCGGTCGTCCTCTTCGTCACGGAATGGGTCCGCTACGACGGCGTGGCGCTCATGGTGCTCCTGTCGCTAGCGATCTCCGGCGTCATCCCGATGGCCCGCGCCATCGAGGGGTTCGCCAACCCCGCCGTGGTCACGATCGCGGCCGTGCTCGTGCTCAGCGGCGGACTCTACAAGACGGGTGTCGCGAACGTCGTCGGCGCGCAGGTGTTGCGGCTCGCGGGGGATTCTCCCGTGCGGGTCACGGCGCTGCTGATGCTCACGTCGGGGCTCATGTCGGGGGTGATGAACAACACGGCGGCGGTCGCGCTCCTGATCCCGGTCGTGATCGACATCTCCCGCCGTCTCGGCATGCGCCCGTCCCGGCTGCTGATCCCGCTTTCCTTCGCCGCGCTCCTCGGCGGCATGACGACCCTGATCGGAACGGGGCCCAACATCCTCCTCTCGAGCATACTCGAGCGCATGGGGCAGGGGGGATTCGGTTTCTTCGCCTTCACCCCCGTCGGCGCGACTGCGCTCACCCTCGGGGTCCTGTACGTGGTCCTCGCGGGGAGGCACTTCCTTCCGGACCGGTCCACCGGGGACGACGAAGGGGGCGACGAGATCGACCTCACCGGCCGCTACCATTTCGCCGAGTCGCTGCTCACGCTCCGGATTCCGTCCGACTCGGCACTGGACGGGTGCTCGCTCGTCGAGGCACGGCTCGGGCAGGCGCTCGGGTACGACCTCCTGGCCGTGCGCCGCAAAGGGCACCTCGTGCGGGCCCCGGAGCGGGACTTCCGGCTTCGAAGCGGCGACGTGCTCATCGTCGAAGGGCGGATCGAGGCGCTCGAACGCCTGCGCGCCTGGGGTCGCCTCGTCAGGCACAGGGAATCGGAAGACGCGCTGGGACGTCTCGTGAAGGACTCGACGGTGCTGGCCGAAGTCGAGATCGCCGGGAAGTCGGACCTCGTCGGCAGCACGGTTCAACGCATCGATTTCCGCAACCGTTTCCAGGCCCATGTCGTCGCCATCCGGCGCGGCGGGCAGGTGCTGGGCGGCTCGTTCCAGACGGTGCAACTCGAGGCGGGGGACGCACTTCTCCTGCTCGGCCGCGAGGACCAACTCCAGCAACTCCGCTACGCGACGGAGTTCTCATCCGTCGGCTGGACGGACATCGGCTCCGCTACCGAGGAGTACGAACTGTACCGATGGTTGATGCGGCTCCACATCCCGGACGGGTCCTGGCTGGACGGGCGGACGCTCGCGGCCTCCCGTCTGCGGGGCGCCTTCGATCTCACGGTGCTGGAGATCGAGCGCGACGGCGGCGACATCGCCCTGCCGCACGCCTCGGAGAGGATGCGGGCGGGCGACCGCCTCATCGTCGAGGGGGCCCCGGCCTGCTTCGCCGTGCTGGAGGCGCTGCAGGAGCTGGTCACGGTGGATGAACGACCCTCCGTGGGCGAGCTGGAGTCGGAGGATGTCGGGTTCGCCGAGGTCACGCTGGCTCCGAGTTCCGATCTGGTGGGGAAGACGCTGCGCGAGGTCCTCTTCCGGGAGTCCTACGGACTGAACCTGCTCTCGATCTTCCGCGGGGGACGGGCCTTTCACTCGAACCTCCGCATCTCGAGCATGGCGCTCGAGTTCGGGGACGCGCTCCTCGTCTACGGCAACCGGAAGAAGATCGCGCTGGTCGCCCGCGACCCGCGCTTCCTCGTCCTCCACGGACAGCTCCACGAGGTGTTCCGCGTCCACAAGGCGTGGATCGCCAGTGGGGTCATGGTGGGGTTCATCCTTGCGGCCTCCCTGAACCTGCTCCCCGTGTACATCGCCGCGCTGCTCGGGGCGCTCCTGATGGTGTGTACGGGGTGCGTGAAGGGGAACGAGGTCTACACCTTCGTGGAATGGCGGGTCGTCATGCTCCTTGGGGGGATGCTCGCGCTCGGGCTCGCGATGGAGGACTCCGGCACGGCGGAACTCATCGCGCGTGAGGTCGTGGGCCGGGCGGCGGAGATGGGACCGCGGGTGCTCATCGCGAGCCTCTTCCTCATCTGCGCGCTCGCGGCGCAGTTCGTCCCCACCTCGGCGGTGGCCGTGCTCGTCGCGCCGATCGCGCTCAGCGCCGCGACCGAACTGGATCTCTCGGCGCGGGCCCTGCTCATGGTCGTCGCGGTGGGGTCCTCGTGCGCCTTCCTGAGCCCCTTCGGCCACCCGGTGAACCTGCTCGTGATGGGCGTGGGCGGCTACAAGGTCGTGGACTACACGAAGGTCGGCGCGCCGCTCTTCCTGCTCCTGCTGCTGATGGTCGTCTTCTTCCTCCCCATCGTCTGGCCGCTGTAGGCAGGCGGGGGGCCGCGCGAGATGCTGTGTGCGAGATGGCCCGCCCCGGGTCGATCGGGCGCCTTCAGTCGAGGTGGGCGAGTTCGGTTTCGATGCGTTCCCAGGCGCCGATGAGTTCGTCGAGTTCGCTCTGCCGGGAGGCGCGTTCGGTTTCGAGTGTGCGCACTTCCTCGACGGGGGTGTCGGCGTAGAAGGCGGGGTCGGCGAAGATCTCGTCGATCTCGGCGAGGCGGGTCTCGGTCGCCTGGATCCGCTTCGTAACGTCGTTCAGCTTTTTCCGCAGCGAGCCGCCGCGGTAGCGGTTCCGGTTGCCCCGCGCGATGCCCGCGTTGGCACCACGTCGCGAGTTGCCCCCGGCGGGGAGGTCGGCGGCGCTGCGGGTTCCGGCGGCGGCATCGCGGGCGGCGCGCTTCTCTCTCCGGGCCTTGAGGACGACGGTGTCGACATCGAGGTGGTCGTCCCCGCAGTAGTGGACGTACTCCTCGTAGCTTCCCCGGAAGTCGCGGATCCCGTCCTCGGAGATCTCGACGATGCGGGTCGCGAGCTGCGAGACGAACCAGCGGTCGTGCGAGACGAGGATGAGCGTGCCGTCGTAGCTACGGAGGGCTTCGACCAGCGACTCGATGGATTCGAGGTCGAGGTGGTTCGTGGGTTCGTCGAGGACGAGGACGTTGGGTCGCTCGATCGCCATCCGGCAGAAGACGAGGCGGGCGGCCTCGCCGCCGGAGAGGTTGCCG encodes:
- a CDS encoding amino acid permease, translating into MSERHMGLYGATSLGVGAIVGGGVLALAGVAFATAGPAAILAFGLNGGIAFLTAMSFARLARRFPESGGIYTYAKKVLSIEVAFIVGWVVWFASIVAGVLYALGFAAFLVEGLERLAPALGMSADWLGHGGTQIGLSIAAVVGYSIFLVQRAAGGGNAATIGKVVVFAVLIAGGFVAWLVGSAGSPAETLGRLSPFAPEGALGLLQAMGYTFIALQGFDLIAAVGGEVRDPERTVPRAMYLSLGIALVVYIPLLVVVATVGAPPEGIQAAADAHPEELVAVAAERFMGPAGYWLVIGAGLMGMLSALHANLFGASRVAFSMARDRTLPHHVGEMRARTGTPAIAVAATGAMMMLIAVAVGNVAAAGAAASLIFLVSFAMVHWAAMLARLRSGHPRPAALPVAGAALCLGLAIFQAIAVPEAGRVVAVWLGLGAVLYLTFLAPGARVADASAQARDPDLARLRGRSPLVLVPIGNPASAASLVDVATTVRAPNVGRLLLLSVIPREGRPAVSLDAVVRDAKDILGESVGRGLEGSVPPETLFTIASDVWSEIARVANNRTCETVLVGLPRLSEPGVESRLEGLISRIAADVVIVRAPPRWRIAETRRVLVPVSGRRDHSELRARLLGSLSRSSEPWVTFLRTLQAGTPVDQRQRLERGIRRLARDEAAGPHEVAFEYTDEPVEPLARLGQKSDLVVMGMERRGRGEPAIGDFALEVARRTDVPLILLGRRRHAGTLAARGLAQAVSTMQRPGLGPGQGSGP
- a CDS encoding SLC13 family permease, whose translation is MTADVIVVLAIVAVAVVLFVTEWVRYDGVALMVLLSLAISGVIPMARAIEGFANPAVVTIAAVLVLSGGLYKTGVANVVGAQVLRLAGDSPVRVTALLMLTSGLMSGVMNNTAAVALLIPVVIDISRRLGMRPSRLLIPLSFAALLGGMTTLIGTGPNILLSSILERMGQGGFGFFAFTPVGATALTLGVLYVVLAGRHFLPDRSTGDDEGGDEIDLTGRYHFAESLLTLRIPSDSALDGCSLVEARLGQALGYDLLAVRRKGHLVRAPERDFRLRSGDVLIVEGRIEALERLRAWGRLVRHRESEDALGRLVKDSTVLAEVEIAGKSDLVGSTVQRIDFRNRFQAHVVAIRRGGQVLGGSFQTVQLEAGDALLLLGREDQLQQLRYATEFSSVGWTDIGSATEEYELYRWLMRLHIPDGSWLDGRTLAASRLRGAFDLTVLEIERDGGDIALPHASERMRAGDRLIVEGAPACFAVLEALQELVTVDERPSVGELESEDVGFAEVTLAPSSDLVGKTLREVLFRESYGLNLLSIFRGGRAFHSNLRISSMALEFGDALLVYGNRKKIALVARDPRFLVLHGQLHEVFRVHKAWIASGVMVGFILAASLNLLPVYIAALLGALLMVCTGCVKGNEVYTFVEWRVVMLLGGMLALGLAMEDSGTAELIAREVVGRAAEMGPRVLIASLFLICALAAQFVPTSAVAVLVAPIALSAATELDLSARALLMVVAVGSSCAFLSPFGHPVNLLVMGVGGYKVVDYTKVGAPLFLLLLLMVVFFLPIVWPL